One stretch of Tepidibacter hydrothermalis DNA includes these proteins:
- a CDS encoding CBS domain-containing protein produces MNIAFFLTPKVEVAYLTPESTMRQALEKMEYHRYTAIPIINDDGRYVGTITEGDLLWKLKNTPDLNFKNTSKILLREISRKMDNKPVYIDSNIEDLISLSINQNFVPVVDDQKVFIGIITRSDIIDYCYKFLFNKKN; encoded by the coding sequence ATGAATATAGCTTTTTTTCTTACACCTAAAGTAGAGGTAGCTTATTTAACACCAGAATCGACAATGCGTCAAGCTTTAGAAAAAATGGAGTACCACAGATACACAGCTATTCCTATAATTAATGATGATGGAAGGTATGTAGGAACAATTACAGAAGGGGATTTGCTTTGGAAGTTAAAAAATACACCAGATTTAAATTTTAAAAATACTAGTAAAATTTTATTAAGGGAAATATCTAGAAAAATGGATAATAAACCTGTTTATATTGATTCAAATATAGAAGATTTGATTTCACTAAGTATAAATCAAAATTTTGTACCTGTTGTAGATGATCAAAAGGTTTTTATAGGGATAATAACTAGAAGTGATATAATAGATTATTGTTATAAATTTTTATTTAATAAAAAAAATTAA
- a CDS encoding cold-shock protein, which yields MKKGTVKWFNAEKGYGFLSIEGGEDVFVHFSAIEGDGYKSLEEGQQVEFEVVDGARGPQAANVVKL from the coding sequence ATGAAAAAGGGAACTGTTAAATGGTTTAATGCAGAAAAAGGTTATGGATTTTTATCTATCGAAGGTGGAGAAGATGTATTCGTACATTTTTCAGCTATAGAAGGAGATGGATATAAGTCATTAGAAGAAGGACAACAAGTTGAGTTTGAAGTAGTTGATGGAGCTAGAGGTCCTCAAGCTGCTAATGTTGTTAAATTATAA